One part of the Pseudoalteromonas aliena SW19 genome encodes these proteins:
- a CDS encoding 5-carboxymethyl-2-hydroxymuconate Delta-isomerase, producing the protein MPHIIIEHSEDLPVLPQVLVEKIHSTTFESGLFDLETIKTRAIAYQQYQLGAGKEGFIHIAAHIMAGRSIEQKQMLSERLLSCLKTYCRESDSLSVIIYDIEHEIYRKN; encoded by the coding sequence ATGCCGCACATTATTATTGAACACTCAGAAGACCTCCCTGTTTTGCCACAAGTTCTGGTAGAAAAAATCCATAGCACCACTTTCGAAAGTGGTTTGTTTGATTTAGAAACCATAAAAACACGTGCCATTGCTTATCAGCAATATCAACTAGGTGCAGGTAAAGAAGGGTTTATTCATATTGCAGCGCACATAATGGCTGGACGTTCCATAGAACAAAAACAAATGTTAAGCGAGCGCTTACTTTCGTGCTTAAAAACCTATTGCAGAGAATCAGACAGCTTAAGCGTAATTATTTATGATATTGAGCATGAGATATATCGTAAAAATTAG
- a CDS encoding CreA family protein, with protein sequence MKLLQKIKHLTVLVGAVVALSACSDDVASVSLGLFTTKDVVVNSQQDPIIKGVTCHISHIEADLDFSDPSDMSIACRQTGPITADQLQAIDRSKSGEVVFKSSKSILFKSLKVRRIYDAKNRTLLYLSYSTKESSGSHHHALSTVPLYNTKAWDWALEQE encoded by the coding sequence ATGAAACTACTACAAAAAATTAAACATTTGACTGTACTTGTGGGGGCTGTTGTTGCCTTAAGTGCTTGCTCTGATGATGTCGCATCGGTAAGTCTAGGGTTATTTACGACTAAAGATGTTGTAGTCAACTCTCAGCAAGATCCAATCATTAAAGGGGTTACGTGCCATATTAGCCATATAGAAGCTGATTTGGATTTTTCTGATCCGTCAGATATGTCTATTGCGTGTCGTCAAACCGGACCGATTACCGCAGATCAACTTCAAGCAATTGATCGTAGTAAGTCGGGCGAGGTTGTATTTAAATCATCTAAAAGTATTCTATTTAAATCGTTAAAAGTACGTCGTATTTACGATGCTAAAAATCGTACTTTATTGTATTTATCGTATTCAACTAAAGAATCAAGTGGTAGTCATCACCATGCGCTATCGACAGTACCGCTTTATAACACCAAAGCGTGGGACTGGGCACTTGAACAAGAATAA
- a CDS encoding PA4780 family RIO1-like protein kinase, which yields MKIPKRLQPLVDDGLIDEVISRLMSGKEADVFVVRCGEHIRCAKVYKDAVKRSFKKAAQYQEGRKVRGGRQARAMGKRSSYGRQLEEEIWQNAEIDALSRLANAGVRVPETYCCMDGVLIMELVSDDAGDVAPQLGHVTLTQEEAIAQHKLMMHYIMLMLCAGIIHGDLSEFNVLVDDKGPVIIDLPQAVNASANNSAEAMFARDVNNMRRYYGEFAPALLHTQYAKEMWALFEEANLTPNSILTGEFEDDSENADVDSVLEEIQAAREEEIERLERINGSDDDE from the coding sequence GTGAAAATACCAAAACGCCTACAACCTCTCGTTGATGATGGTTTAATTGATGAGGTTATCAGCCGATTAATGAGCGGCAAAGAAGCCGATGTTTTTGTTGTTCGCTGTGGCGAGCATATTCGTTGCGCTAAAGTTTATAAAGATGCTGTTAAACGTAGTTTTAAAAAAGCAGCCCAGTACCAAGAAGGGCGAAAAGTTCGTGGTGGTCGCCAAGCCCGTGCTATGGGGAAGCGTTCAAGCTATGGTCGACAGTTAGAGGAAGAGATTTGGCAAAATGCTGAAATTGATGCCTTATCACGTTTAGCTAATGCGGGTGTACGAGTTCCAGAAACATATTGTTGTATGGATGGTGTGCTAATTATGGAGTTGGTTTCTGATGATGCTGGCGATGTTGCACCTCAACTTGGCCATGTAACGTTGACGCAAGAAGAAGCGATTGCACAACATAAGTTAATGATGCACTACATTATGTTGATGTTGTGTGCGGGCATTATACATGGTGATTTATCTGAATTTAATGTTTTAGTTGATGATAAAGGGCCCGTTATTATAGATTTACCGCAAGCGGTTAATGCCTCTGCAAACAATAGTGCTGAGGCTATGTTTGCCAGAGATGTAAATAATATGCGCCGTTATTACGGTGAATTTGCACCGGCTTTGTTACATACACAATACGCTAAAGAAATGTGGGCGTTATTTGAAGAAGCTAATTTAACACCTAATTCTATACTTACTGGCGAGTTTGAAGACGATAGTGAAAATGCTGACGTTGATTCTGTTTTAGAAGAAATTCAAGCGGCCAGAGAAGAAGAAATAGAACGATTGGAGCGTATTAACGGCTCCGATGATGATGAATAA